The Manihot esculenta cultivar AM560-2 chromosome 11, M.esculenta_v8, whole genome shotgun sequence genome includes a region encoding these proteins:
- the LOC110626751 gene encoding exonuclease V, chloroplastic isoform X1, translating into MTESPSQGANDVATTTTSVPEIPIEIVTEEEMALIEAALAATRSSLSSSVMPTICSPSSSSLFINNARSIHSITSLSKRRVPGGCGESDIEDLSDLRSTQKKNRVAESLFHRFRRRRGLSVTDITSAEWCEKQTEFGLLLGKIKISKAMKAGHERHVKLEQEQVVRRVKISVESAEDAWALKFINFITGANQLLFEGLTRELPLVGFAGGVWMVGIVDEIRMPEGENRNPILVDTKTRVQDTRPAEPQRRNGRLQLMCYKHLWDNLVADKFSSKDFFDFFSLNPYYILSKDIRENTAKAGIPAKTLDDIVRCYRNTCSMLLPADNQMLLRYELQKDNSVIGEDQFAYDPDWLNSQIQGFVEFWLGEREASFTPEEERWKCRFCQFASVCPVNTISGASSPVKSNSPNSSPS; encoded by the exons ATGACGGAGTCACCCTCCCAAGGCGCCAACGATGTTGCTACTACTACCACTAGCGTCCCCGAGATCCCAATTGAGATAGTCACCGAAGAAGAGATGGCTCTTATTGAAGCAGCCTTGGCAGCAACTCGCTCCTCCCTCTCCTCATCCGTTATGCCTACAATTTGTTCCCCTTCTAGCTCCTCTCTGTTTATAAATAATGCCAGGTCAATCCACTCTATCACTTCCCTGTCGAAAAGGAGGGTTCCAGGTGGTTGTGGTGAATCTGATATTGAGGATTTGAGTGATTTGAGGAGTACCCAGAAGAAGAATAGGGTCGCTGAGTCATTATTTCATAGATTTAGACGGAGGAGGGGTTTGTCTGTCACCGATATCACTTCTGCG GAGTGGTGCGAAAAACAAACGGAGTTTGGTCTTCTATTAGGCAAAATCAAAATCAGCAAAGCTATGAAAGCAGGCCATGAGCGCCATGTAAAACTGGAACAAGAG CAGGTTGTTAGAAGAGTTAAAATTAGTGTTGAATCAGCTGAAGATGCATGGGCTCTGAAGTTCATAAATTTCATAACTGGTGCAAATCAATTATTGTTTGAGGGACTAACACGTGAGCTTCCACT GGTAGGGTTTGCAGGTGGTGTATGGATGGTGGGAATAGTTGATGAAATCCGAATGCCTGAGGGAGAAAATAGAAACCCAATACTAGTGGACACAAAAACTCGTGTTCAAGACACCCGTCCTGCTGAGCCACAAAGGAGAAATGGAAG GCTACAATTGATGTGCTATAAACATTTGTGGGACAATTTAGTTGCTGATAAATtctcctccaaagatttttttgatttcttttccTTGAATCCATACTACATCTTGTCTAAAGATATCAGAGAGAATACTGCTAAAGCAGGAATCCCGGCAAAG ACCCTTGATGACATAGTGAGATGCTACAGGAATACGTGCAGCATGCTTCTCCCTGCTGACAACCAGATGTTATTGAG ATATGAACTTCAAAAAGACAACTCTGTGATTGGTGAAGATCAATTTGCATATGATCCTGATTGGCTCAATAGTCAAATTCAGGGATTTGTGGAATTCTGGCTGGGTGAAAGAGAAGCCAGTTTCACTCCAGAGGAAGAGCGTTGGAAATGCCGATTTTGTCAATTTGCTTCAGTATGCCCAGTAAACACCATTTCTGGTGCATCAAGCCCTGTAAAGAGTAACAGTCCTAATAGTAGTCCAAGCTAG
- the LOC110626652 gene encoding vicilin-like seed storage protein At2g28490, whose amino-acid sequence MRNRAVLLLLLLVLCYGVTRAIRFEEEETEEEGTERKERREGEDWFLLHDSKHVVKTDAGNVRVVRSSGWGMIERPMHIGFITMEPKTLFIPQYLDSSLIILLRRGEAKLGLIYRDELGERRLKSGDIYRIPAGSAFYLVNTGEGQRLHVVCCIDRSESLGMGTAFQSFFIGGGTYPTSVLSGFEPETLSIAFNITVDELEEILTTQKDGPIVHLEDSQAKFIKMNEKDRLQHLKKLVEFEEESMEVEKETTWSWRKLLNSVFGLENEKKRREKTGKSPKTCNIYKKSPDFRNNYGSSIALEDTNCDPLKHSGVGVYHVNLTAGSMMAPHVNPTATEYGIVLRGTGIIQIVYPNGTQAMKARVAEGDVFWVPRYFPFCQIASRTGPFEFFGFTTSARKNRPQFLAGASSILRTLKGPELAAAYGMTNESLHHLIESQRESIILPSTPVSPPDMVKKKANSERVQKAIRSFDNDMLMGFD is encoded by the exons ATGAGAAACAGAGCTGTACTTCTGCTCTTGCTCCTTGTGCTCTGCTATGGAGTCACCAGGGCAATTAGGTTTGAGGAAGAAGAAacggaggaagaggggacagaaAGGAAGGAGAGAAGGGAAGGAGAGGATTGGTTTCTGTTGCATGACTCAAAACATGTGGTGAAAACTGATGCTGGGAATGTGAGGGTGGTGAGAAGTTCTGGTTGGGGAATGATAGAGAGGCCTATGCATATTGGGTTCATTACTATGGAGCCCAAGACTCTTTTTATCCCTCAGTATCTTGACTCCAGCTTGATCATCTTGCTTCGTAGAG GGGAAGCAAAGCTTGGATTGATCTACAGAGATGAATTGGGAGAGAGGCGATTGAAGAGTGGGGATATCTATCGAATCCCAGCTGGTTCAGCATTCTACTTGGTAAACACAGGAGAAGGGCAGAGACTTCATGTCGTTTGCTGCATTGATCGATCTGAAAGCTTGGGAATGGGTACTGCTTTCCAG TCTTTCTTCATTGGTGGAGGGACTTATCCAACATCTGTTCTCTCTGGTTTTGAACCTGAAACACTTTCAATTGCCTTCAAC ATCACAGTGGATGAATTGGAGGAGATTCTGACCACGCAGAAAGATGGTCCAATCGTACATTTGGAAGATTCCCAAGCAAAGTTCATTAAAATGAATGAGAAAGACAGACTCCAACACCTGAAGAAATTGGTGGAGTTTGAAGAAGAATCCATGGAAGTAGAAAAGGAAACAACATGGTCATGGAGGAAACTCTTGAATTCTGTATTTGGACTGGAAAATGAGAAGAAAAGGCGTGAGAAAACCGGTAAATCACCTAAAACCTGCAACATCTACAAGAAATCCCCCGACTTCCGAAACAATTATGGATCTAGCATTGCCCTTGAAGACACTAACTGTGATCCTCTCAAACATTCTGGCGTTGGTGTATATCATGTCAATCTCACTGCG GGTTCAATGATGGCACCCCATGTAAATCCAACAGCAACCGAGTATGGAATCGTATTGAGGGGAACTGGCATAATACAGATTGTATATCCAAACGGAACCCAAGCAATGAAGGCTAGAGTAGCAGAAGGTGATGTGTTCTGGGTTCCTAGATACTTCCCGTTCTGTCAAATTGCATCAAGAACAGGCCCTTTTGAGTTTTTTGGATTCACAACGTCAGCTCGGAAAAACAGGCCACAATTCTTGGCTGGTGCAAGCTCAATCCTTAGAACCCTGAAAGGTCCTGAACTTGCAGCTGCATATGGCATGACCAATGAAAGCCTACATCACTTGATTGAGTCTCAACGTGAGTCTATTATATTGCCTTCAACACCAGTATCACCACCGGACATGGTGAAGAAGAAGGCTAACTCCGAGAGGGTGCAGAAGGCGATCAGGAGCTTTGATAATGATATGCTTATGGGTTTTGATTAG
- the LOC110626752 gene encoding DAR GTPase 2, mitochondrial isoform X1, translating into MAFNGRGSNFYLKMLASEIGNTINKAASNRAKGWYTPFMAAASRAIAERIPLVDFVLEVRDARIPLSSECELLTNHLASSRRIIVMNKMDLANRSQLKDWIKYFEHRNCISYGLNSHNKENVKKFLNFLQAQIKGLKNIDHSCSTITMMMVGIPNVGKSALANSLHQVGRISAAEKGKLKHAKVSPHPGETKDIISMKIASHPNIYVMDTPSILPPQILDTEVCCKLALTAGAISDCLISEKELAQYFLAILNFSDEYKKWEKLSTLENDRSCIDHKEECSSSRQPDMKRERQNFTDHTQDFIVHNVRRMLFEKISYFDGDVQNEVDLQKLIELQLTALREAFHLPLELGDDARSKVATKLLNLYRTGRLGHYTLDPLAMELTDTEITQKERAG; encoded by the exons ATGGCATTTAATGGAAGAGGGAGTAATTTCTACCTAAAAATGTTAGCAAGTGAAATTGGGAATACTATAAACAAAGCAGCAAGCAACCGAGCAAAAGGATGGTACACTCCTTTCATGGCAGCTGCCTCTCGAGCCATTGCAGAACGAATCCCATTGGTTGATTTCGTTCTTGAAGTGAGAGATGCAAGG ATTCCTTTGTCTTCAGAGTGTGAGCTACTGACCAATCATCTAGCTAGCTCTCGCCGAATCATAGTGATGAACAAAATGGACCTAGCTAATCGCTCTCAGCTCAAG GACTGGATCAAGTATTTTGAGCACAGAAACTGCATTTCTTATGGGCTCAATTCTCACAATAAGGAAAATGTCAAAAAG TTCCTTAACTTTTTACAAGCCCAAATCAAAGGATTGAAGAACATTGATCATTCTTGTTCTACCATAACAATGATGATGGTCGGGATTCCCAACGTTGGTAAGTCAGCCCTAGCCAATTCTTTGCATCAAGTTGGAAGGATTAGTGCTGCAG AGAAGGGAAAATTGAAGCATGCAAAAGTGAGCCCACATCCAGGAGAGACAAAAGATATCATCAGCATGAAG ATTGCTAGTCATCCCAATATTTATGTGATGGACACTCCAAGTATTTTGCCTCCACAAATTCTTGATACCGAGGTCTGTTGCAAGCTAGCTTTAACAG CAGGAGCAATTAGCGATTGTTTGATTAGTGAAAAGGAACTTGCTCAATATTTTCTTGCCATTCTCAACTTTAGTGATGAATATAAGAAATGGGAAAAGCTGTCCACCCTTGAAAATGATAGATCATGCATAGACCATAAAGAAGAGTGTTCAAGCAGCAGACAGCCTGACATGAAAAGAGAAAGGCAAAATTTCACTGATCACACTCAG GATTTTATAGTGCATAATGTTCGGCGAATGCTCtttgaaaaaatttcatattttgatGGTGACGTGCAAAACGAAGTGGATTTGCAGAAGCTTATTGAGTTACAATTGACAGCTTTGAGAGAAGCGTTTCACTTGCCTCTGGAATTAGGGGATGATGCTCGCAGTAAGGTTGCTACAAAGCTACTTAATCTGTATCGTACTGGGAGGCTTGGACATTACACTTTAGATCCTCTTGCAATGGAACTTACTGACACAGAAATTACTCAAAAGGAAAGAGCAGGTTAA
- the LOC110626752 gene encoding DAR GTPase 2, mitochondrial isoform X2 codes for MAFNGRGSNFYLKMLASEIGNTINKAASNRAKGWYTPFMAAASRAIAERIPLVDFVLEVRDARIPLSSECELLTNHLASSRRIIVMNKMDLANRSQLKDWIKYFEHRNCISYGLNSHNKENVKKFLNFLQAQIKGLKNIDHSCSTITMMMVGIPNVGKSALANSLHQVGRISAAEKGKLKHAKVSPHPGETKDIISMKIASHPNIYVMDTPSILPPQILDTEVCCKLALTGAISDCLISEKELAQYFLAILNFSDEYKKWEKLSTLENDRSCIDHKEECSSSRQPDMKRERQNFTDHTQDFIVHNVRRMLFEKISYFDGDVQNEVDLQKLIELQLTALREAFHLPLELGDDARSKVATKLLNLYRTGRLGHYTLDPLAMELTDTEITQKERAG; via the exons ATGGCATTTAATGGAAGAGGGAGTAATTTCTACCTAAAAATGTTAGCAAGTGAAATTGGGAATACTATAAACAAAGCAGCAAGCAACCGAGCAAAAGGATGGTACACTCCTTTCATGGCAGCTGCCTCTCGAGCCATTGCAGAACGAATCCCATTGGTTGATTTCGTTCTTGAAGTGAGAGATGCAAGG ATTCCTTTGTCTTCAGAGTGTGAGCTACTGACCAATCATCTAGCTAGCTCTCGCCGAATCATAGTGATGAACAAAATGGACCTAGCTAATCGCTCTCAGCTCAAG GACTGGATCAAGTATTTTGAGCACAGAAACTGCATTTCTTATGGGCTCAATTCTCACAATAAGGAAAATGTCAAAAAG TTCCTTAACTTTTTACAAGCCCAAATCAAAGGATTGAAGAACATTGATCATTCTTGTTCTACCATAACAATGATGATGGTCGGGATTCCCAACGTTGGTAAGTCAGCCCTAGCCAATTCTTTGCATCAAGTTGGAAGGATTAGTGCTGCAG AGAAGGGAAAATTGAAGCATGCAAAAGTGAGCCCACATCCAGGAGAGACAAAAGATATCATCAGCATGAAG ATTGCTAGTCATCCCAATATTTATGTGATGGACACTCCAAGTATTTTGCCTCCACAAATTCTTGATACCGAGGTCTGTTGCAAGCTAGCTTTAACAG GAGCAATTAGCGATTGTTTGATTAGTGAAAAGGAACTTGCTCAATATTTTCTTGCCATTCTCAACTTTAGTGATGAATATAAGAAATGGGAAAAGCTGTCCACCCTTGAAAATGATAGATCATGCATAGACCATAAAGAAGAGTGTTCAAGCAGCAGACAGCCTGACATGAAAAGAGAAAGGCAAAATTTCACTGATCACACTCAG GATTTTATAGTGCATAATGTTCGGCGAATGCTCtttgaaaaaatttcatattttgatGGTGACGTGCAAAACGAAGTGGATTTGCAGAAGCTTATTGAGTTACAATTGACAGCTTTGAGAGAAGCGTTTCACTTGCCTCTGGAATTAGGGGATGATGCTCGCAGTAAGGTTGCTACAAAGCTACTTAATCTGTATCGTACTGGGAGGCTTGGACATTACACTTTAGATCCTCTTGCAATGGAACTTACTGACACAGAAATTACTCAAAAGGAAAGAGCAGGTTAA
- the LOC110626751 gene encoding exonuclease V, chloroplastic isoform X2 has protein sequence MTESPSQGANDVATTTTSVPEIPIEIVTEEEMALIEAALAATRSSLSSSVMPTICSPSSSSLFINNARSIHSITSLSKRRVPGGCGESDIEDLSDLRSTQKKNRVAESLFHRFRRRRGLSVTDITSAEWCEKQTEFGLLLGKIKISKAMKAGHERHVKLEQEVVRRVKISVESAEDAWALKFINFITGANQLLFEGLTRELPLVGFAGGVWMVGIVDEIRMPEGENRNPILVDTKTRVQDTRPAEPQRRNGRLQLMCYKHLWDNLVADKFSSKDFFDFFSLNPYYILSKDIRENTAKAGIPAKTLDDIVRCYRNTCSMLLPADNQMLLRYELQKDNSVIGEDQFAYDPDWLNSQIQGFVEFWLGEREASFTPEEERWKCRFCQFASVCPVNTISGASSPVKSNSPNSSPS, from the exons ATGACGGAGTCACCCTCCCAAGGCGCCAACGATGTTGCTACTACTACCACTAGCGTCCCCGAGATCCCAATTGAGATAGTCACCGAAGAAGAGATGGCTCTTATTGAAGCAGCCTTGGCAGCAACTCGCTCCTCCCTCTCCTCATCCGTTATGCCTACAATTTGTTCCCCTTCTAGCTCCTCTCTGTTTATAAATAATGCCAGGTCAATCCACTCTATCACTTCCCTGTCGAAAAGGAGGGTTCCAGGTGGTTGTGGTGAATCTGATATTGAGGATTTGAGTGATTTGAGGAGTACCCAGAAGAAGAATAGGGTCGCTGAGTCATTATTTCATAGATTTAGACGGAGGAGGGGTTTGTCTGTCACCGATATCACTTCTGCG GAGTGGTGCGAAAAACAAACGGAGTTTGGTCTTCTATTAGGCAAAATCAAAATCAGCAAAGCTATGAAAGCAGGCCATGAGCGCCATGTAAAACTGGAACAAGAG GTTGTTAGAAGAGTTAAAATTAGTGTTGAATCAGCTGAAGATGCATGGGCTCTGAAGTTCATAAATTTCATAACTGGTGCAAATCAATTATTGTTTGAGGGACTAACACGTGAGCTTCCACT GGTAGGGTTTGCAGGTGGTGTATGGATGGTGGGAATAGTTGATGAAATCCGAATGCCTGAGGGAGAAAATAGAAACCCAATACTAGTGGACACAAAAACTCGTGTTCAAGACACCCGTCCTGCTGAGCCACAAAGGAGAAATGGAAG GCTACAATTGATGTGCTATAAACATTTGTGGGACAATTTAGTTGCTGATAAATtctcctccaaagatttttttgatttcttttccTTGAATCCATACTACATCTTGTCTAAAGATATCAGAGAGAATACTGCTAAAGCAGGAATCCCGGCAAAG ACCCTTGATGACATAGTGAGATGCTACAGGAATACGTGCAGCATGCTTCTCCCTGCTGACAACCAGATGTTATTGAG ATATGAACTTCAAAAAGACAACTCTGTGATTGGTGAAGATCAATTTGCATATGATCCTGATTGGCTCAATAGTCAAATTCAGGGATTTGTGGAATTCTGGCTGGGTGAAAGAGAAGCCAGTTTCACTCCAGAGGAAGAGCGTTGGAAATGCCGATTTTGTCAATTTGCTTCAGTATGCCCAGTAAACACCATTTCTGGTGCATCAAGCCCTGTAAAGAGTAACAGTCCTAATAGTAGTCCAAGCTAG